The Streptomyces sp. RKAG293 genome includes a region encoding these proteins:
- a CDS encoding thermonuclease family protein, whose translation MPMLVIEGTYRITGARPDGDSIRFYPTDPAHWDLVEGKHRVQRNATGGAQLRLDAIDALETHYIPAHGHELHQPAPYADQAAGELLSWLGFTGVTRDGRGTVSAAEPAQLPGYLLTRGADLYGRCVALVGKGAAPGTSGGRIRVEAALLEETANFHQLAEGLAYPTYYRNLYVDLRRALTAAVDAARSKGVGLWSLDVTQTGARIDGLESITAEAVIMPKLFRRLADYLALGAGDPSLAGFAAFLDQRGDRVLIVSRGQYTGFETVVEVSGQTVRMNRPPEDLVFDEG comes from the coding sequence ATGCCCATGCTCGTCATCGAGGGCACGTACCGGATCACCGGAGCCCGTCCCGACGGGGACTCCATCCGCTTCTATCCCACCGATCCGGCCCACTGGGACCTGGTCGAGGGCAAGCACCGGGTGCAGCGCAACGCGACGGGCGGCGCGCAGCTGCGGCTGGACGCGATCGACGCGCTGGAGACGCACTACATACCGGCGCATGGCCATGAGCTGCACCAGCCGGCGCCGTACGCCGACCAGGCCGCCGGAGAGCTGCTGTCCTGGCTGGGCTTCACCGGGGTCACCCGCGACGGCCGCGGCACCGTGAGCGCGGCGGAGCCGGCGCAGCTGCCCGGCTATCTCCTCACCCGCGGCGCCGATCTGTACGGGCGGTGCGTGGCCCTGGTCGGCAAGGGCGCGGCGCCGGGCACCAGCGGGGGGCGGATCCGGGTGGAGGCAGCGTTGCTGGAGGAGACGGCCAACTTCCACCAGCTCGCGGAGGGCCTGGCCTATCCGACGTACTACCGGAACCTGTACGTGGATCTGCGCCGGGCGCTGACCGCGGCGGTGGACGCGGCCCGTTCCAAGGGCGTCGGGCTGTGGTCGCTGGACGTCACCCAGACGGGGGCGCGGATCGACGGCCTGGAATCGATCACGGCGGAGGCCGTGATCATGCCGAAGCTGTTCCGGCGGCTGGCGGACTACCTGGCGCTGGGCGCGGGAGACCCGTCGCTGGCCGGTTTCGCCGCGTTCCTGGACCAGCGGGGCGACCGGGTGCTGATCGTGTCCCGCGGCCAGTACACCGGCTTCGAGACGGTGGTGGAGGTCTCCGGCCAGACGGTGCGGATGAACCGTCCGCCCGAGGACCTGGTCTTCGACGAGGGCTGA
- a CDS encoding AMP-binding protein: protein MGSTHTAGAADTPDTGSAAGTTVAELVRARWKDHRPGLKYRDLVLTHHEAAAASAARAALLRDLLPPGAQPHVGVLLDNVPEYPLWLGAAALAGATVVGVNPTRRGPELARDIAHTECALLVTERAHLPLLDGLDLGPSLSRDRVLVVDDPAYDALLAPYAGAEPEPAPEVTPGTRMLLYFTSGSTGAPKAVICSQGRLAHAGRALVDFLDVVPEDVHYICMPLFHGNAVMANWAPALTGGAAVALRRKFSASGFLPDIRAYGATYFTYVGRAVQFLLATPERPDDRDHPLRHGFGTEAGAVDATRFAARFGTPLIEGYGSSEGGAAIQRSPGTPPGAIGRAAPGADLAVVDPDTGRERPPARFDADGRLLNGDEAIGELVNRGRSTFEGYWKNEQAVADRLRGDWYWTGDLFFRDTGGFFHFAGRSDDRLRVDSENLAAAVIENILARFPHAASAAVYAVPDPVAGDQVMATLALHEGAAFDPAAFAAFLAAQPDLGTKMPPRFVRVTERMPVTATNKVHRVGLRRTGFRCADPVWWSPPEAGPCGAAYRPFTAADLRALLDRYRAQHRDALLDR from the coding sequence ATGGGGAGCACGCACACGGCGGGGGCCGCAGACACCCCGGACACCGGCTCCGCGGCCGGCACCACGGTCGCGGAGCTGGTGCGCGCACGGTGGAAGGACCACCGGCCGGGCCTGAAGTACCGGGATCTGGTCCTCACCCATCACGAGGCCGCCGCCGCGTCGGCGGCGCGCGCCGCGCTGCTGCGTGATCTGCTGCCGCCCGGAGCGCAGCCGCATGTCGGCGTCCTGCTGGACAACGTCCCTGAGTACCCGCTGTGGCTGGGCGCCGCCGCGCTCGCCGGCGCCACCGTGGTCGGCGTCAACCCGACCCGGCGCGGCCCGGAGCTGGCCCGCGACATCGCCCACACCGAGTGCGCCCTGCTGGTCACCGAACGCGCCCACCTCCCGCTGCTCGACGGCCTCGACCTGGGGCCGTCGCTCTCCCGCGACCGCGTCCTCGTCGTCGACGACCCCGCGTACGACGCGCTGCTCGCCCCCTACGCGGGCGCCGAGCCGGAACCCGCGCCGGAGGTCACGCCCGGCACCCGGATGCTGCTGTACTTCACCTCCGGCTCGACCGGCGCCCCCAAAGCGGTGATCTGTTCCCAGGGCCGACTCGCCCATGCCGGGCGAGCCCTGGTCGACTTCCTGGACGTGGTGCCCGAGGACGTCCACTACATCTGCATGCCGCTGTTCCACGGCAACGCCGTCATGGCCAACTGGGCCCCGGCGCTGACCGGCGGCGCCGCCGTCGCCCTGCGCCGGAAGTTCTCCGCCTCCGGTTTCCTGCCCGACATACGGGCCTACGGGGCCACGTACTTCACCTACGTGGGCCGCGCCGTGCAGTTCCTGCTCGCGACCCCCGAACGCCCCGACGACCGCGACCACCCGCTGCGGCACGGCTTCGGCACCGAGGCCGGGGCCGTCGACGCCACCCGCTTCGCGGCCCGCTTCGGCACCCCGCTCATCGAGGGGTACGGCTCCTCCGAGGGCGGCGCCGCCATCCAGCGCTCCCCCGGCACACCGCCCGGCGCCATCGGCCGCGCCGCCCCCGGCGCGGACCTCGCCGTCGTGGACCCGGACACCGGCCGGGAACGCCCGCCCGCCCGCTTCGACGCCGACGGCCGGCTGCTCAACGGCGACGAGGCCATCGGCGAGCTGGTCAACCGCGGCCGGAGCACGTTCGAGGGCTACTGGAAGAACGAACAGGCCGTCGCCGACCGGCTGCGCGGCGACTGGTACTGGACCGGCGATCTGTTCTTCCGCGACACCGGGGGCTTCTTCCACTTCGCCGGGCGCAGCGACGACCGGCTGCGCGTCGACAGCGAGAACCTGGCCGCCGCGGTCATCGAGAACATCCTGGCCCGCTTCCCCCACGCGGCCTCGGCGGCCGTCTACGCCGTCCCGGACCCGGTGGCGGGCGACCAGGTCATGGCGACCCTCGCCCTGCACGAGGGCGCCGCCTTCGACCCGGCCGCGTTCGCCGCCTTCCTCGCCGCCCAGCCGGATCTGGGGACGAAGATGCCGCCGCGCTTCGTGCGCGTGACCGAGCGGATGCCGGTCACCGCCACCAACAAGGTCCACCGGGTCGGCCTGCGCCGTACGGGCTTCCGGTGCGCGGATCCGGTCTGGTGGTCCCCGCCGGAGGCGGGCCCCTGCGGCGCGGCGTACCGGCCCTTCACCGCGGCGGACCTGCGGGCGCTGCTCGACCGGTACCGCGCCCAGCACCGCGACGCGCTCCTGGACCGCTGA
- a CDS encoding HAMP domain-containing sensor histidine kinase codes for MSMRLSTRIAIAVGVLVPLLVLASGWLLVRLVANDLHAQADAHLRERAAAMAQDARNLLRVTAADRSAAAEQAKEKRLFTSALDVGIRLIGPDGTVTGGPQPGASFTLPPDARRPVTVRDGQRSWRVLSVPVVSKRPAATGTLWIFSPDTASQSQIQLVRRRVVMVALLGAPLAAAVTWLAATAAVRPLRRLQRRAAGLDPGTSAARLDHEPSRIAEVDDLALTLRTVLSRYDEQAARTAEALATARSFSAAASHELRTPLMSMRINLDVLGGHPGLDPAERAEIVADLSREHARLLGLLVMLRALAQGDLVEADAFGPVDLAEVVESSAAALHGSRPGTALTVRSGPGLLVHGWEPGLRSAVDNLIVNALTHGGGAVGVTVRSGEEGRGPGDVAGPFVVLTVDDDGPGVPPEFRQRVFERFQRGPDSPGSGLGLTLVAQQIALHRGTIRILDRPAGDGRAARGARFEVRLPLAVTGRPDSGLPSRRDWLTAETATGTATGTATGTGPGTGPGTGTVPGQAPQGFHKDPS; via the coding sequence ATGAGCATGCGGCTGTCGACGCGGATCGCGATCGCCGTCGGCGTGCTCGTTCCGCTCCTCGTGCTCGCGTCCGGCTGGCTGCTGGTGCGGCTGGTCGCGAACGATCTGCACGCCCAGGCCGACGCCCATCTGCGGGAACGCGCGGCGGCGATGGCGCAGGACGCCCGCAACCTGCTGCGGGTCACCGCGGCGGACCGGTCGGCCGCCGCCGAGCAGGCCAAGGAGAAGCGGCTGTTCACCTCGGCGCTGGACGTCGGCATCCGGCTCATCGGCCCGGACGGCACCGTGACCGGCGGGCCGCAGCCCGGCGCGTCCTTCACGCTGCCCCCCGACGCCCGCCGGCCGGTCACCGTCCGCGACGGGCAGCGGAGCTGGCGGGTGCTGTCGGTGCCGGTGGTCTCCAAGCGCCCGGCGGCGACCGGCACGCTGTGGATCTTCTCGCCGGACACCGCGAGCCAGTCGCAGATCCAGCTCGTACGGCGGCGGGTGGTGATGGTGGCGCTGCTGGGCGCGCCGCTGGCCGCGGCCGTCACCTGGCTCGCCGCCACTGCCGCCGTACGCCCGCTGCGCCGGCTCCAGCGGCGGGCCGCCGGCCTCGACCCGGGGACCAGCGCGGCCCGGCTCGACCACGAACCGTCCAGGATCGCGGAGGTCGACGACCTGGCGCTGACGCTGCGGACGGTGCTGTCCCGCTACGACGAACAGGCCGCGCGCACCGCCGAGGCGCTCGCCACGGCCCGCTCCTTCTCCGCCGCGGCCTCGCACGAACTGCGGACCCCGCTGATGAGCATGCGGATCAACCTGGACGTGCTGGGCGGCCACCCCGGTCTCGACCCCGCGGAACGGGCCGAGATCGTGGCGGACCTGAGCCGGGAGCACGCCCGGCTGCTCGGCCTGCTGGTGATGCTGCGGGCGCTGGCGCAGGGCGATCTCGTGGAGGCCGACGCCTTCGGGCCCGTCGATCTCGCCGAGGTGGTGGAGTCGTCCGCCGCCGCGCTGCACGGCAGCCGGCCGGGCACGGCGCTGACCGTGCGGAGCGGGCCCGGGCTCCTGGTCCACGGGTGGGAACCGGGGCTGCGCTCGGCGGTCGACAACCTGATCGTGAACGCGCTGACGCACGGAGGCGGCGCCGTCGGCGTGACGGTGCGCTCCGGGGAGGAGGGGCGCGGGCCGGGTGACGTCGCCGGTCCGTTCGTCGTGCTCACCGTGGACGACGACGGGCCCGGTGTGCCGCCGGAGTTCCGGCAGCGGGTCTTCGAACGCTTCCAGCGCGGTCCGGACAGTCCCGGTTCCGGCCTCGGTCTGACGCTCGTCGCGCAGCAGATCGCCCTGCACCGGGGCACGATCAGGATTCTGGACCGGCCGGCCGGAGACGGCCGTGCCGCCCGGGGGGCACGGTTCGAGGTACGGCTCCCGCTGGCCGTGACCGGCCGGCCGGACTCCGGACTCCCGTCTCGCAGGGACTGGTTGACCGCCGAAACAGCCACGGGAACGGCCACGGGAACGGCCACGGGAACGGGACCAGGGACGGGACCAGGGACCGGGACGGTGCCCGGTCAGGCCCCACAAGGTTTCCACAAAGACCCCTCCTAG
- a CDS encoding PQQ-dependent sugar dehydrogenase — translation MPRPPTPRRFTPRALIATGAVTATAAGLLVAVAGTGSAAPVLLSQGKPATSSSDGGTGYAAKLAFDGDTATRWASVKNVDPQWIKVDLGTAAAISSVKLVWDLSCATSYKVEFSTDGTTWKSVYSTTTGDGGTDDLAVSGTARYVRATGSVRCRPTMGYSLQEFQVFGGGSADTQPPTTPGSLHSTGSTPTSAALAWNASTDDTGVTAYDIYHDGNKIAEAAGTATTKNVTGLTPNTAYRFTVFARDAAGNVSPASNLATVTTPPSSDTTPPTAPGGLAVTGTTSGSASLKWTAATDDTGVTGYDVYNGTEVILPDVTGTTATVTGLAADTSYTFTVKAKDAAGNVSPASNQVTAKTLPDSGSDKTPSSIKTVSTGWTIPWGMSWLPDGSALITERDSFKVFKLTQAGARTQIGTVPNAVTTDGEGGLLGIAVSPNWSSDHYVYIMHTASEGNRIVRMTYDGSTLSGYTQLVGGIKKSKYHNGGRLKFGPDGYLYATTGEAQTPDLAQDKNSLNGKILRMTTAGKAAPGNPFGTLIYSYGHRNPQGITWDPQGRLWEAEFGNSQYDELNLITPGANYGWPTCEGKCSTSGMTNPKAQWPVAQASPSDIAYSDGAIYMAALKGQRLWRIPVSGTTAGTPAAYYVNQYGRLRTVEKIPGKSALWLSTTNCDNNGNAADGADKVFQIELK, via the coding sequence ATGCCGAGGCCCCCCACCCCTCGCCGATTCACCCCGAGAGCCCTGATCGCCACCGGAGCGGTCACGGCCACCGCCGCAGGACTGCTCGTGGCCGTCGCCGGAACAGGCAGTGCCGCTCCCGTGCTGCTCAGCCAGGGCAAGCCCGCCACCTCGTCGTCCGACGGCGGCACCGGATACGCCGCGAAGCTCGCGTTCGACGGCGACACCGCGACCCGCTGGGCGAGCGTCAAGAATGTCGACCCCCAGTGGATCAAGGTCGATCTGGGCACGGCGGCCGCCATCAGCTCGGTCAAGCTGGTCTGGGACCTGTCCTGCGCCACGTCGTACAAGGTCGAGTTCTCGACCGATGGCACCACCTGGAAGAGCGTCTACTCCACCACCACGGGCGACGGCGGCACCGACGACCTCGCGGTCAGCGGAACGGCCCGCTACGTCCGCGCCACCGGCTCCGTGCGCTGCCGGCCCACGATGGGCTACTCGCTGCAGGAGTTCCAGGTCTTCGGCGGCGGCAGCGCCGACACCCAGCCCCCCACCACCCCGGGCAGCCTGCACTCCACCGGCTCGACGCCGACCAGCGCCGCGCTCGCCTGGAACGCCTCGACGGACGACACGGGCGTCACCGCGTACGACATCTACCACGACGGCAACAAGATCGCGGAGGCGGCCGGCACCGCCACCACCAAGAACGTCACCGGGCTGACCCCCAACACCGCCTACCGCTTCACCGTCTTCGCACGGGACGCCGCGGGCAACGTCTCCCCGGCCAGCAACCTGGCCACCGTCACCACGCCGCCCAGCTCGGACACCACGCCGCCCACCGCGCCCGGCGGGCTGGCCGTCACCGGGACGACCTCCGGCAGCGCCTCGCTCAAGTGGACGGCCGCCACCGACGACACGGGCGTGACCGGGTACGACGTCTACAACGGCACGGAGGTCATCCTCCCCGACGTCACCGGCACCACCGCCACGGTCACCGGACTCGCCGCGGACACCTCGTACACCTTCACCGTCAAGGCCAAGGACGCGGCGGGCAACGTCTCGCCGGCCAGCAACCAGGTCACGGCGAAGACCCTGCCCGACAGCGGCAGCGACAAGACCCCCTCCAGCATCAAGACCGTCTCCACCGGCTGGACGATCCCGTGGGGCATGAGCTGGCTGCCCGACGGCTCCGCGCTCATCACCGAACGCGACTCGTTCAAGGTCTTCAAGCTCACCCAGGCCGGCGCGCGGACCCAGATCGGCACCGTGCCGAACGCGGTCACCACCGACGGCGAGGGCGGCCTGCTCGGTATCGCGGTCTCGCCCAACTGGAGCAGCGACCACTACGTCTACATCATGCACACCGCCTCGGAGGGCAACCGGATCGTCCGGATGACCTACGACGGCTCGACGCTGAGCGGCTACACCCAGCTCGTCGGCGGCATCAAGAAGAGCAAGTACCACAACGGCGGGCGCCTGAAGTTCGGCCCCGACGGCTACCTCTACGCCACCACGGGCGAGGCCCAGACCCCGGACCTCGCGCAGGACAAGAACTCCCTCAACGGCAAGATCCTGCGGATGACCACCGCGGGCAAGGCCGCCCCGGGCAACCCGTTCGGGACGCTCATCTACTCCTACGGCCACCGCAACCCGCAGGGCATCACCTGGGACCCGCAGGGCCGGCTGTGGGAGGCCGAGTTCGGCAACTCCCAGTACGACGAACTGAACCTGATCACCCCGGGCGCCAACTACGGCTGGCCCACCTGCGAGGGCAAGTGCTCCACCTCCGGCATGACGAACCCGAAGGCCCAGTGGCCGGTCGCCCAGGCGTCGCCCAGTGACATCGCCTACTCCGACGGTGCCATCTACATGGCGGCGCTGAAGGGCCAGCGGCTGTGGCGCATCCCGGTCAGCGGGACCACCGCGGGCACCCCGGCCGCGTACTACGTCAACCAGTACGGCCGGCTGCGGACCGTCGAGAAGATCCCCGGCAAGAGCGCGCTGTGGCTCTCCACGACCAACTGCGACAACAACGGCAACGCCGCCGACGGCGCGGACAAGGTCTTCCAGATCGAGCTGAAGTAG
- a CDS encoding response regulator transcription factor has translation MVEPRVDPAGRGRVLVVDDDAAIRRSLGRGLRLDGFRVTEADGGRAALAGLRDDPPDVVVLDISMPDISGIEVCRTLREDGNDIPVLMLSALDEVADRVAGLQAGGDDYLVKPFALDELVLRLHALLRRRPPRRTDTVRAGGLLLDPAARTAHLDGAELHLTRREFELLETLARNTGIVLTRDQLLDRVWGYDFEVRTDAVDTFVSYLRRKLEAGGRPRIVHTVRGVGFVLRDSPAEGAR, from the coding sequence ATGGTGGAACCACGGGTCGATCCAGCAGGTCGGGGGCGGGTCCTCGTCGTCGACGACGATGCGGCGATCCGCCGCTCGCTGGGCCGCGGCCTGCGCCTGGACGGCTTCCGCGTCACCGAGGCGGACGGCGGGCGGGCGGCGCTCGCCGGGCTGCGCGACGACCCGCCGGACGTGGTGGTGCTGGACATCTCCATGCCCGACATCAGCGGGATCGAGGTGTGCCGGACACTGCGCGAGGACGGCAACGACATACCGGTGCTGATGCTCTCGGCGCTGGACGAGGTCGCCGACCGGGTCGCCGGGCTGCAGGCGGGCGGCGACGACTACCTCGTCAAGCCGTTCGCCCTCGACGAGCTGGTGCTGCGGCTGCACGCGCTGCTGCGCCGCCGCCCACCGCGGCGGACGGACACCGTGCGCGCCGGCGGCCTGCTGCTCGACCCGGCGGCCCGCACCGCACACCTGGACGGCGCCGAGCTGCACCTCACCCGCCGGGAGTTCGAGCTGCTGGAGACCCTGGCCCGCAACACGGGGATCGTACTCACCCGCGACCAGCTGCTCGACCGGGTCTGGGGCTACGACTTCGAGGTGCGGACCGACGCCGTCGACACCTTCGTCAGCTATCTGCGCCGCAAACTGGAGGCCGGCGGCCGGCCGAGGATCGTGCACACGGTGCGCGGTGTCGGCTTCGTGCTGCGCGACAGCCCGGCCGAGGGCGCGCGATGA
- a CDS encoding bifunctional 3'-5' exonuclease/DNA polymerase, with translation MTTPLPSAPRVAVAPDPVGHGGRLLALDEEGVPAGSAERVADLAAAIAAREASGGPRWVWAATEDLYPRLLDRLPVRPGRCHDLKLVETLLLGRDGRHGQPRSLGAAWARLKDLPVPEDAREGAADDQPVLFAADRHHLPQDADPLTAVVAVHAEQQRRLQEGEHPGRMRLLCAAESAGSLAAAEMGRGGLPWSAAVHDELLTGLLGPRPAGGARPKLLGELAVQVQEALGSPVNPDSPAQVLPAFARVGVQLPSTRSHVLREVEHPAAALLLRYKELSRIHAAHGWAWREAWVRGGRFRAEYVVGGVVSGRWATRGGGALQIPRLLRSAVVADPGHRLVVADAGQLEPRVLAAMSADTGLAAAAAEGDLYAGIARTAFGGDRSRAKIGLLAAMYGQTSGEAGQLLAILRRRFPDAMGLVESAARIGEGGGVVRSRLGRTSPTPSSGWLDTDDADLGSGSGAGSGSDDGSSPDRRAARSWGRFTRNFIIQASASDWALAMLAATRRRLAAVGPEPQLVFFQHDEIIVHTPTDLAGAVEAAVAAAGEEARRLVFGDTPVRFPLETNVVECYADAK, from the coding sequence GTGACCACTCCTCTCCCCTCCGCGCCACGCGTCGCCGTCGCACCCGACCCCGTGGGGCACGGTGGGCGGCTGCTGGCGCTGGACGAGGAGGGCGTACCGGCCGGGTCCGCCGAGCGCGTGGCCGATCTCGCCGCGGCCATCGCCGCCCGCGAGGCGTCCGGCGGGCCGCGCTGGGTGTGGGCGGCGACCGAGGACCTGTACCCCCGGCTGCTCGACCGGCTGCCGGTACGGCCAGGCCGCTGCCATGACCTGAAGCTCGTCGAAACGCTGCTGCTCGGCCGGGACGGCCGGCACGGACAGCCGCGCTCGCTCGGCGCCGCCTGGGCGCGGCTGAAGGATCTGCCGGTCCCCGAGGACGCCCGGGAAGGCGCGGCCGACGACCAGCCGGTGCTCTTCGCGGCCGACCGGCACCACCTGCCGCAGGACGCCGATCCGCTGACGGCCGTCGTCGCCGTCCACGCCGAGCAGCAGCGCCGGCTCCAGGAGGGTGAACACCCGGGCCGGATGCGGCTGCTGTGCGCCGCCGAGTCCGCCGGATCGCTGGCCGCCGCCGAGATGGGCCGCGGCGGACTGCCGTGGAGCGCCGCCGTGCACGACGAACTGCTGACCGGTCTGCTGGGCCCCCGCCCGGCGGGCGGCGCCCGGCCCAAACTGCTGGGCGAGCTCGCCGTCCAGGTCCAGGAGGCGCTCGGCAGCCCGGTCAACCCGGACTCCCCCGCGCAGGTGCTGCCCGCCTTCGCCCGGGTCGGCGTCCAGCTGCCGTCGACCCGCTCGCATGTGCTGCGCGAGGTCGAGCATCCGGCGGCGGCCCTGCTGCTGCGCTACAAGGAACTGTCCAGGATCCACGCCGCCCACGGCTGGGCCTGGCGCGAGGCCTGGGTGCGCGGCGGCCGGTTCCGCGCCGAGTACGTCGTCGGCGGGGTGGTCTCCGGCCGCTGGGCGACGCGTGGCGGCGGCGCCCTGCAGATCCCCCGGCTGCTGCGGTCCGCGGTCGTCGCCGACCCCGGCCACCGACTGGTCGTCGCCGATGCCGGCCAGCTGGAGCCGCGGGTGCTCGCCGCGATGTCGGCCGACACCGGTCTGGCCGCCGCGGCGGCCGAGGGCGATCTCTACGCGGGCATCGCACGCACCGCGTTCGGCGGTGACCGCAGCCGCGCCAAGATCGGGCTGCTGGCCGCCATGTACGGGCAGACCAGCGGTGAGGCGGGGCAGCTGCTCGCGATTCTCCGCCGCCGTTTCCCCGACGCGATGGGCCTCGTCGAGTCCGCCGCCCGCATCGGTGAAGGCGGCGGCGTGGTCCGCTCCCGGCTGGGCCGTACCTCCCCGACGCCGTCCTCCGGCTGGCTGGACACGGACGACGCCGACCTGGGTTCCGGATCCGGCGCGGGATCGGGTTCCGACGACGGCTCCTCGCCGGACCGGCGGGCCGCCCGTTCCTGGGGGCGCTTCACCCGCAACTTCATCATCCAGGCCAGCGCCTCCGACTGGGCCCTGGCCATGCTCGCCGCCACCCGGCGCCGGCTCGCCGCGGTCGGCCCCGAGCCGCAGCTGGTCTTCTTCCAGCACGACGAGATCATCGTGCACACCCCGACCGACCTCGCGGGCGCCGTCGAGGCCGCCGTCGCCGCGGCGGGCGAGGAGGCCCGCCGCCTGGTCTTCGGTGACACCCCGGTCCGCTTCCCGCTGGAGACGAACGTCGTGGAGTGCTACGCCGACGCCAAGTAG
- the trxA gene encoding thioredoxin, protein MSTVELTKDNFDEVVTKNDFVLIDFWAAWCGPCRMFAPVYEKAAESNPDLVFAKVDTEAQPELAASFDIQSIPTLMIVRDRVAVFAQPGALPAAALDDVIGQARALDMDEVRKSVEQAQQGS, encoded by the coding sequence ATGAGCACTGTCGAGCTGACCAAGGACAACTTCGACGAGGTCGTGACCAAGAACGATTTCGTCCTCATCGACTTCTGGGCCGCTTGGTGCGGCCCGTGCCGGATGTTCGCCCCGGTCTACGAGAAGGCCGCCGAGTCCAATCCGGACCTGGTCTTCGCGAAGGTGGACACCGAGGCGCAGCCGGAGCTGGCCGCCTCGTTCGACATCCAGTCGATCCCGACGCTGATGATCGTCCGTGACCGCGTCGCCGTCTTCGCCCAGCCGGGCGCGCTGCCGGCCGCGGCCCTGGACGATGTGATCGGCCAGGCGCGCGCGCTGGACATGGACGAGGTCCGCAAGTCCGTCGAGCAGGCCCAGCAGGGTTCCTGA
- a CDS encoding lysylphosphatidylglycerol synthase transmembrane domain-containing protein: MTLAQAERVKWQGGWQRTSVRSMAVLIPVLALAVLAGRRWSLIDSSADQLGAADRQWLAVAAAAAVMTWICSATAQQGAVVESLPPGRLLATQFAASAANHLLPAGVGGNAVNLRFLLRRGLPPGRSAAALGVRAVAAAVVRVGMLLILLAVFPHALKVDRVTPAGPAHPVLIVSVVAGCAVAGALLLLLAGRVRDRVRTFFGTMVVDVRALHCKSARVAALWGGSLAFPVMHATVLVAVIQALNAPVPVSGVVLAYLFASTAAAWLPAPGGLGSLDAALAFTLVTAGASAVVATSAVLGYRLVTVWLPLIPGVLVLAALMRRRVL; encoded by the coding sequence ATGACGCTTGCCCAGGCTGAACGGGTCAAGTGGCAGGGCGGGTGGCAGCGGACCTCGGTGCGCTCCATGGCCGTCCTGATCCCCGTACTCGCCCTCGCGGTGCTCGCGGGCCGCCGTTGGTCGCTGATCGACTCCAGCGCCGACCAGCTCGGCGCCGCCGACCGCCAGTGGCTGGCCGTCGCGGCCGCCGCCGCCGTCATGACCTGGATCTGCTCGGCCACCGCCCAGCAGGGCGCGGTGGTGGAGTCGCTGCCGCCGGGGCGGTTGCTCGCCACCCAGTTCGCCGCGTCCGCCGCCAACCACCTGCTGCCCGCCGGAGTCGGCGGCAACGCCGTCAACCTGAGGTTCCTGCTGCGCCGCGGGCTGCCGCCAGGCCGCTCGGCCGCCGCGCTCGGGGTGCGCGCGGTCGCCGCCGCGGTGGTACGGGTGGGCATGCTGCTGATACTGCTCGCCGTCTTCCCGCACGCCCTCAAGGTCGACCGGGTCACTCCGGCCGGCCCCGCCCACCCCGTCCTCATCGTGTCGGTGGTGGCGGGCTGCGCCGTGGCCGGCGCGCTGCTGCTGCTCCTCGCCGGCCGGGTCAGGGACCGGGTGCGCACCTTCTTCGGCACGATGGTGGTCGATGTGCGGGCCCTGCACTGCAAGTCGGCACGGGTCGCGGCCCTGTGGGGCGGATCGCTCGCCTTCCCGGTGATGCACGCCACCGTGCTCGTGGCGGTGATCCAGGCGCTGAACGCGCCCGTGCCGGTCAGCGGAGTCGTCCTCGCGTACCTCTTCGCGAGCACCGCCGCGGCCTGGCTGCCCGCCCCCGGCGGCCTCGGCTCGCTCGACGCCGCCCTCGCCTTCACCCTGGTGACCGCCGGCGCCTCGGCCGTCGTGGCCACGTCGGCCGTCCTCGGCTACCGGCTCGTGACGGTCTGGCTGCCGCTGATCCCCGGCGTCCTGGTGCTGGCCGCCCTCATGCGGCGCCGCGTGCTCTGA